One Candidatus Poribacteria bacterium genomic window, TTGTTATTGATCAACTCCGCCAAATTCGTCGCGCCATGAGTCAACACACCGCCCTCGTTGAGAAACTCAATCGGTGTATCGAAAAAATCAATAGAGATGTCGTTGATGCAGAACGGCAATTGCGGATTGGACAGGAGAATCTTGATGACGCAGCCAGAAAGGACGTTGTGGCTACTGAGATACCACTGCCGACGAACTCTGAGCACACAGACGGTGTTGTAATTGAGAATGAAACGCCACGTTCCTAAGGAAGGGCATTTCAACGCCAACGCTCGAAAGAAAGTCGTTGTAATGAGAAATTAATTGTATTACAATAATTAGGACTTAGTCACCGCGCGGTGAGTTGTTCCCAAAAAACCCTCTTAACTTATAACTTATAACTAAGAACCAATTACAAAGGAGACGGTCTATGGCAAATCAAGATTTCAACTTAATCGGAGCTATTAAAGTACGATCGGCTGCAGAAAATGATGCAGTGAATTTGCACGCATATTGTTTTCCTGAAAAAACCATAGAGCAGGTTACCGAAGAATTAAAAACCGATCTGGAAGCCGAAAGTGGCACGTATCGGCTCGTCGCCGAAGCCAGCGGATACCCGATCGGACAAATCACTGTCAAGAAAGATGCCGTCAATTCGGAAATCGCCCAGGTCGGAAGTCTTGCAGTCGCGGGACCCTTTAGACAGTTAGGTGTCGCCGATTACCTTATGGAAGCGGCTGAGGCAACTGCAACTGAGAATGGTGTGAAGTCCCTTGAAATAGAGTTAAGCCCTTCAGAAACGAGCGTCATTCAGAGATATAAGGCATGGGGGTTCGCCGAGAAACCCGTTGTCATCCTCCAAAAAGTACTTGGTGAAGCAGAAGCTGCAGCAGAAACTGCAGAGGAGAAAATAGAAGTGGAGGCGGATGATGCCGATGAAGACACGGAACAAGTAGAGGCATCTGAAACAGGTGATGAACAAGGCAACCTCCTTGATAGATACTTAGGGGATACACAATGAAGAAACTCTCGCTCGCCTTCGTACTCGCCCTGTTTGTGATGGGGTGCGGCACTCAGAACGAGAACCTCGCTAAGGGCAAGGAATTAATTAAATCGGATAAACGCCGGAAAGAGGAGCGCGCTGTCCGAGAATTTAAGCTCGCACTCCAACAACCGACCGATACTGCCGAAGCACACTATCTCCTTGGGTTTTACAATTCACAGGAATTTTATGAACCCAACACCCCTGATTGGGAGGGGGCATCAATCGCCGAGCGCGGCAGACACATGTTCCTCGCATACAAGGAAGAGCCCCGTAAATATCTTGAAAGACTGATTTTTGAGACCCTGCGCGATGACGATTTAGATATTCAGAACGCTGCACTTGACGCGCTAAGACATATATACAAACAAGGCGACCAGAAACGGCTCATCAGTCAACTCCAAAAGGCGATTAAATCCGGGGATAATCGCGATAGACACAGCGCACATTGGGTCTTTGGAAACCTCGGTAAAGACGACCCCGTAACACTTGTACCTATTTTGGTGAAACTGCTTGATCACCGACGAGAGGAAACCCGATTGAACGCAGTCAAAGCACTTGGGGAGATTGGAAGTGAAGACGCAATTCCTGCGCTCGCTGCGATCATCGAATCTGGCTCTGCCAGATGGAAACGCGACCGAGAGAAACCCGAAGTCCGTCAACTCGCTGTAGAGGCTCTCGGAAAAATTGGTGGTGCTGCTGTTCCGGAACTCATCAAAATTGTTGAGAACAAAGGATCGTCTCTACGCGTTGACGCTATACGCGCATTAGCGACACTCGGCGATGAAAAGGTGGTTGAGCCGCTCTTAAATGCTTTGAGAGAGCAGAGCAGTCGAGATGTCCCTATCCCTCTTAATTGAATTGTAAATCGGGATAGCATTTTTCGACGCACCTCATAAGCTGAGACGTACTATTGGATGGAAAGGATTTAGCATGCTACAAAAAATAACACGATTGGAAAACATAGCCCGTTACGCATTTATCCTGCCGCTCTTTACACTGGCACTCGGACTTGGATGCGATAATCGGCATTACGATGAACGCTTAAAGATGGAAGTTCAACAGTTAGATAGCGACCTTATGAATCGTTGGGCAACAAGTGGCGTCGTCGTTTTAAATACGCAACCCAATGGACCCGCGCACAACGCAGAACTTGAAACCGGCGAACTCATCTCTTATATCATCGTAGAATACCCAATCGGAAGTGCTGGGGACTTTAAAAGTGCAATGAAGGAGGCACTTGATGAGGATAATAACCTCATCCTTCATTTGAAAGATAAGCCTCCAATTCGTATCGCGCTTCGTAGACGCGGTGATAAAGTAGGGTTCACCGTTGAAGGGAACGGCAGTGTACGTGTGAATCAGATTCAACTGGGAACACCCGCCGCAAATGCCGATATTCAAGTGGGAGACATCGTTGAAAAGATCGTTGATGAGCGTAATATTTATAGCCTTGGGGATTACAAGAAAACGGTCGGAAAACTCGCCAAACACAACGTCGTCTTCCGAACCTCTGAATTAATAGGTGTGAAAATTGCCGCTGTCAGTGCCCTCGGCGATTTAGGGGACGCACGGGCGATTGAGCCACTCGTAGACCTCTTCAAAAATAGCACGGAATTTTCACTTCGCAAAGCTGCTATTACCAGTCTCCAACGCCTCGTTGAATTAAGCGTACTCAATGACCTCTTCCAAGAATTTCAAAAGGCGGATGTGAACCAGCTCCCTGCCGATAGCCTTCAAGCGAACCAACTTGAATCCGCCTCAATCCTCGGTTTGCTGACTGTTGATAGAACCGAAAATACTGCTACGCTCAAAGCACCTTTCGGAACACAATTCAGACACAAATCCGAGGCACTCTATCAGAAAATCAACGAGGGACAGCTCGCTGAACTTGCACAACAATACATTCAGATTCAGGTAGAACCCGAACAGGAGATTCGGCGTGCGTGTCTCGCGATACTCGGCATTCTCAAACCCATTTCGGCAATTGATGATCTCGTCACTGTTCTCGAAAACGCAACAGAAATCCCCGGCATCCGTTTCCAGGCAGGACTTGCACTGAGTCAAATTGGTGAGCCCGCTGTTGATGCGCTTATCGCTGCTTTTGGGACGGAAGATACCAGCACCAAAGACATAGCCGCTTCTGCACTGGGGGGTATTGGCGGGACTAAGGCACGGGATCAACTGATTAATGCACTCGATACCGCAGACGAACCCGCAATCCGGCTTACGCTTGTTGATGCTATCGCTAAGATTGGCGATGCCCCTTCGATACGGGCACTTGAGCGACAACGTGAAAGATACCAACAAGACCCTGACAGCGGCATCCGTATCTTTTTGGATGAACTCTTTAGAAACTTAGATAAAAAATCGATGTAGTCCAACGGAGGGCTTCGCGCAGTCGGGTGTCGGATACCAATGAAAATTGGACTCGTTTCGGACTTACATATAGATGTCACGGCCCTGAACAAAGCACTCATTCCACATCTCCTTGAGGCTGTAAAGACGGCGGAACTTGACGTTTTGGTGATTGCTGGGGATCTCGCACGACATCTCGTGCAACTTTCTGAAACCCTCAACGCTTTTCAACTCGCAGATTTGGCGTGTGAAAAATTGTTCGTTCCGGGTAATCATGACATCTGGGCAATTGAGACACCCGACGTTACAAGCGAGCAGAAATGCGACATTATTTCAAAGCTCTGTTATGAGTGTGGGTTTCACCCACTTATGGATGCGCCTTTCATCACTGAGAAGATTGCTTTCTGCGGGACTATCGGTTGGTACGATTACACTTTCGCACCAGACGGTTACGATTTCTCCGAAGCACAATATGCGAAAAAAGAATTGATGGGGGCAGTCTGGAATGACAAGCGATACGCGAAATGGTCGGATACGGATCGCAATGTCACTCAGCGTTTTGAAGTCGCACTTGAGGCGCAAATTGCCAGCGTCCGCGATGCGGTATCCCGCATTATTGTCGTTACGCATCATGTCCCGTTCCGTGAGTGCCTCCAATACCGAGGCGAATTGCCGTGGGACTTCTTTCGAGCATTTATGGGGAGTAAACACTTTGGGGACTGCTGCTTGCGGGAACCCCTTGTCACGCACGCACTTTTCGGGCATGTCCATCAATCTATTGATATGCAGCTTCGGAGTGTACGCGCTATCTGCGCCCCTGTCGGCTATCTATATGAAGAACCTAAGATTGGGTTAGAAGCGTATGCCTCACGATGTTTGGCTTGTTTCGAGGTGTAATTGAATATCGTAGTATAAACTGTAATCCTAATTCACCCAGGCCCGGTAGGTGCGGTTTTGCGGCGTACTCGCCCCGGGGAATGCCATCAGGCATTCATACCGTTGATTTATGCGACGTGCATTCCTAACCGCACCGGACATTACCGATTTATTTTCTTAAACTTCATTCTCACGTTAGAAAGGAAATTGCTATGGAGATAACCTTAACCAATAGTAATGACGCGGGTGCCCTCGAATTCCCGTGGGGCGCAATTAAATGGCTCTGCAACGATCAAATTGACCCAGAGGCTGAGATGACCTTCGGCGTTGTCTATATTAACGCTGGCGAAAGCAATCCTGTCCACTATCACCCGAACTGTGAGGAGCTCATTTATGTCCTCTCCGGTGAATGCGATCATAGTTTGGGTGATGAAGTCATCCCGCTCAAACCTGGGATGATGTTGCGCATCCCTCGGAATGTCAAACACAATGCTGTCAACACCGGTTGGCAACCTGTGACAATGATTATCTGTTATTCCGATGCCGACAGGCAAACCGTGTTTATGTAGCGCGTGCCTTTTGCTTTTAATGATAGATCAGTAAGGACGGGTTTCTGTGCCCGTCCATTCTCTGAACACAAACGATTCCCCGAAAGGCGGCATCGACTTTATTAAAAAAACTTGAAATATCCCAAGATTTTAAGGTGTCATTAACCACGCCTAAGATAAAATTTGCAAAAAAGGTACCACAATGAACTTAAGAAAAAAAGCTGAAGCTCTACCAAAAGCATTACGGCGAAAAATCATCATGGATTATCAGGAAACGGATTGGCATACGTTTCTTAAAGAATTGTTCCAAGCAATGCAGCCAGATTACACCGTTGAAATCACTCACGGTCCACAGGAATTTGGTAAAGATCTCGTTATCCTTAAGGTTGATAATTTTACTAAAGAGGTTATTGGTGTAGTAGTCAAGCGCGGGCGTATAAACGGTAAGACGCTCGGTGATGTTGATGATTTGAAATCGAGAACTGAAATTGTACTGTCAAAGGGTGCCGAGAAAACACTTCGGGAAATTAAGAGCCAGATCGAACAAGCCTTAGCACATCCTACCGAAACAAAGTCAATCCTTGAAGATCTACCTGTTTCCAAAGTTTTCGTTGTGTTAGCGGTGATTTTAGTAAAAATGCGCGAAGAAGATTAACAAGTGAAATCGCCTCAGAAATTGAGGTTTTCGATATAGAGTGGCTCATCAACAATTTTACTGAGTTTTATCCTCAGATTTTCTTTGAAGGACAAGTTGCGGATTTCTTACAAAAGAAGACCAACGAACTTGAGGAGAGCCATCGGCGAGGGGAATCGGGTAACAATTTATCTGAGTACTTCGTTGCTCCTTTAATTAGACCGCTTAGTGCTCCTCTTGAATTTGACGAAAAGACTATAAAAGCAATTTGGAAAAAAAGAAAATTTTCCTTCTCATATCTACGAAAAATTTCTTCTGAGCATCAGAAAAAATTGATTTTATTAGGCGACCCGGGGACCGGCAAAACGGGCGCGATGACGAAATTAGCAATTGATATGTATCAGGATGCTTACAAACGACTGTTAAAAAAACCAGGTGGATCTGATGAAGGTATATCTGTCCCTGTGTTTGTTACCGCAAGGGAATTCTTAGAAGTAAAATCAGCAGAAGACTTTTTGACTGCATACTTCCAGTCTGAAGAAACTAAAAACCGTTTCAAGGTAGGTACTATGATCGTTGATGGGTTAGACGAAATCGACTCCGACCACCGAACGGGTTTCATTGATGAATTGGATCGATTCTCGGACGCAATTGAGTGTTCCTATATCCTTACTAGCCGAAAAATTGATATTCTTAATACATTACCTCATAAATATGAGAAGTATGAGTTGCTCCCATTTGAATTCAGTCAGGCCCTAAAAATGGTTTCCAAATTGATAGTTGATCGTAACACTTTAGAGGCTATGAAAGAGAGTCTTGAAAAGATACAGGCACAGATTCTCTTGGTGCCGCTCTCTTTAATGCTACTTGTCGAGTTGGTCGAGGAACATAAGGAAGTTCCTGCTTCGGTAACCGAACTCTATGATCGATTTTTTGACATGGTACTCGGTAGGGAAGATAAAGATAGAGGAATTGGAGTTTTGTTTGATTACCTCATCAAAAAGAAATTTCTCGGTA contains:
- a CDS encoding GNAT family N-acetyltransferase, with product MANQDFNLIGAIKVRSAAENDAVNLHAYCFPEKTIEQVTEELKTDLEAESGTYRLVAEASGYPIGQITVKKDAVNSEIAQVGSLAVAGPFRQLGVADYLMEAAEATATENGVKSLEIELSPSETSVIQRYKAWGFAEKPVVILQKVLGEAEAAAETAEEKIEVEADDADEDTEQVEASETGDEQGNLLDRYLGDTQ
- a CDS encoding HEAT repeat domain-containing protein; translation: MKKLSLAFVLALFVMGCGTQNENLAKGKELIKSDKRRKEERAVREFKLALQQPTDTAEAHYLLGFYNSQEFYEPNTPDWEGASIAERGRHMFLAYKEEPRKYLERLIFETLRDDDLDIQNAALDALRHIYKQGDQKRLISQLQKAIKSGDNRDRHSAHWVFGNLGKDDPVTLVPILVKLLDHRREETRLNAVKALGEIGSEDAIPALAAIIESGSARWKRDREKPEVRQLAVEALGKIGGAAVPELIKIVENKGSSLRVDAIRALATLGDEKVVEPLLNALREQSSRDVPIPLN
- a CDS encoding HEAT repeat domain-containing protein, which gives rise to MLQKITRLENIARYAFILPLFTLALGLGCDNRHYDERLKMEVQQLDSDLMNRWATSGVVVLNTQPNGPAHNAELETGELISYIIVEYPIGSAGDFKSAMKEALDEDNNLILHLKDKPPIRIALRRRGDKVGFTVEGNGSVRVNQIQLGTPAANADIQVGDIVEKIVDERNIYSLGDYKKTVGKLAKHNVVFRTSELIGVKIAAVSALGDLGDARAIEPLVDLFKNSTEFSLRKAAITSLQRLVELSVLNDLFQEFQKADVNQLPADSLQANQLESASILGLLTVDRTENTATLKAPFGTQFRHKSEALYQKINEGQLAELAQQYIQIQVEPEQEIRRACLAILGILKPISAIDDLVTVLENATEIPGIRFQAGLALSQIGEPAVDALIAAFGTEDTSTKDIAASALGGIGGTKARDQLINALDTADEPAIRLTLVDAIAKIGDAPSIRALERQRERYQQDPDSGIRIFLDELFRNLDKKSM
- a CDS encoding metallophosphoesterase, producing the protein MKIGLVSDLHIDVTALNKALIPHLLEAVKTAELDVLVIAGDLARHLVQLSETLNAFQLADLACEKLFVPGNHDIWAIETPDVTSEQKCDIISKLCYECGFHPLMDAPFITEKIAFCGTIGWYDYTFAPDGYDFSEAQYAKKELMGAVWNDKRYAKWSDTDRNVTQRFEVALEAQIASVRDAVSRIIVVTHHVPFRECLQYRGELPWDFFRAFMGSKHFGDCCLREPLVTHALFGHVHQSIDMQLRSVRAICAPVGYLYEEPKIGLEAYASRCLACFEV
- a CDS encoding cupin domain-containing protein produces the protein MEITLTNSNDAGALEFPWGAIKWLCNDQIDPEAEMTFGVVYINAGESNPVHYHPNCEELIYVLSGECDHSLGDEVIPLKPGMMLRIPRNVKHNAVNTGWQPVTMIICYSDADRQTVFM
- a CDS encoding restriction endonuclease, which codes for MNLRKKAEALPKALRRKIIMDYQETDWHTFLKELFQAMQPDYTVEITHGPQEFGKDLVILKVDNFTKEVIGVVVKRGRINGKTLGDVDDLKSRTEIVLSKGAEKTLREIKSQIEQALAHPTETKSILEDLPVSKVFVVLAVILVKMREED